The Ahaetulla prasina isolate Xishuangbanna chromosome 4, ASM2864084v1, whole genome shotgun sequence genome has a window encoding:
- the LOC131197910 gene encoding vomeronasal type-2 receptor 26-like, which produces MENCDSCPEDQFPNQAHDDCIPKTLNFLSFEQPLSIALVSLSLLFSLLTALVFIIFIKQRDTPIVKANNRNLTYLLLVSLFLCFLCSFLFIGQPNRMTCLFRQTNFGIIFSVAISSILAKTITVIVAFLASTPGSLFHKWMGQKLAYSIIWFCSFIQVTICAIWLSTSPPFPRLDMETLYGEMIVECHEGSIIMFYCVLSYMGLLALLSFTVAFLARKLPDSFNEAKFITFSMLVFCNVWLTFLPPT; this is translated from the coding sequence atGGAGAACTGTGACAGTTGTCCAGAGGATCAGTTTCCAAACCAAGCTCACGATGACTGTATTCCAAAGACCCTGAATTTCCTCTCCTTTGAACAGCCATTGAGCATTGCTTTGGTGTCCctgtctcttcttttttccctACTTACAGCTTTGGTGTTTATAATCTTCATTAAGCAACGGgacactcccattgtcaaagccaacaatcgCAACCTCACCTACCTTCTACTCGTCTCACTCTTTCTCTGTTTCCTCTGCTCATTTCTGTTCATTGGACAGCCCAATAGGATGACCTGCCTCTTCCGACAAACAAATTTTGGCATCATCTTCTCTGTTGCGATCTCTTCTatattggccaaaaccatcacagtCATTGTAGCATTCCTAGCATCAACGCCAGGAAGCCTATTCCACAAATGGATGGGGCAAAAGTTGGCCTATTCTATTATCTGGTTCTGCTCCTTCATTCAAGTAACTATTTGTGCCATCTGGCTGAGTACATCTCCCCCATTTCCACGTTTAGACATGGAGACACTCTATGGAGAAATGATAGTCGAATGTCATGAAGGCTCCATCATCATGTTTTACTGCGTCTTGAGCTACATGGGCCTCTTGGCTCTTCTCAGCTTCACTGTGGCTTTTTTAGCCAGGAAGTTACCAGAcagtttcaatgaagccaagttcatcacttTCAGCATGTTGGTCTTCTGCAATGTTTGGCTGACCTTTctcccacctacctga